A genomic segment from Pyxidicoccus trucidator encodes:
- a CDS encoding MerR family transcriptional regulator: MLTISQFADRSGISPSALRFYERKGLLSPATRRENGYRAYAPAQVGDARFISSLRAAGIPISAIREFLRKDGRAREAMLSTWRQDLSARLLSLQVADQYLRGLKASQPRVHLEHWAEPSMLTWFPVSAPEGPLPFLSHVATCKKELERRGLPILTSGYVRTLEVVGGQLSGEVGFRLKPGRRVPQGARRQDVPPTLFATLECTLRDDLAAHRMFRFLDELGFQPDGLHLERYLPGASDRYLLMMAVRRL, encoded by the coding sequence ATGCTGACGATTTCCCAGTTCGCGGACCGCAGCGGAATCTCACCGAGCGCGCTGCGCTTCTACGAGCGCAAGGGACTGCTGTCTCCCGCCACCCGGCGCGAGAATGGCTACCGCGCCTATGCCCCCGCCCAGGTGGGGGATGCCCGCTTCATCAGCAGCCTGCGGGCCGCGGGCATCCCCATCTCCGCCATCCGCGAGTTCCTCCGGAAGGACGGGCGGGCTCGCGAGGCGATGCTCTCCACGTGGCGGCAGGACCTGTCCGCACGGCTGCTCTCCCTCCAGGTAGCGGACCAGTACCTGCGGGGGTTGAAGGCGTCGCAGCCCCGCGTCCACCTGGAGCACTGGGCGGAGCCGTCCATGCTCACCTGGTTCCCCGTGAGCGCGCCGGAGGGGCCGCTGCCGTTCCTCTCCCATGTGGCCACGTGTAAGAAGGAGCTGGAGCGTCGGGGTCTCCCCATCCTGACCAGTGGCTACGTCCGCACGCTGGAGGTGGTGGGCGGACAGCTCTCGGGCGAGGTTGGCTTCCGACTCAAGCCCGGGCGGCGGGTGCCACAGGGCGCTCGGCGCCAGGACGTGCCGCCCACGCTCTTCGCCACCCTGGAGTGCACCCTCCGCGACGACCTGGCCGCACACCGGATGTTCCGCTTCCTCGACGAACTCGGCTTCCAGCCCGATGGGCTCCACCTGGAGCGCTACCTGCCGGGCGCGTCGGACCGGTACCTGCTCATGATGGCCGTGCGGCGGCTGTAG
- a CDS encoding GyrI-like domain-containing protein yields MNVSIVSRGAIRLVGIKVVGRRSELSHRVPMAWLELVARQDAIPHVVDRDVFHGAFPESDHLRASADGVYTYWACTEVRGSDTPPEGLHALVLPARTYATARVQGTAEAIDTAYLGLARWIDEQGRRLHDEALALERYDQRRQKVTPPYGRFDYDILKPLSDE; encoded by the coding sequence ATGAACGTGTCCATCGTGTCCCGAGGTGCAATCCGACTGGTCGGCATCAAGGTGGTGGGCCGGCGCAGTGAGCTGAGCCACCGCGTGCCCATGGCCTGGCTCGAACTCGTCGCGCGTCAGGACGCCATTCCCCACGTCGTGGACCGAGACGTGTTCCACGGCGCCTTCCCGGAGAGCGACCACCTGCGCGCGAGCGCCGACGGCGTCTACACGTACTGGGCCTGCACCGAGGTGAGAGGGTCCGACACGCCGCCGGAGGGACTGCACGCCCTGGTGCTCCCCGCGAGGACGTACGCGACGGCGCGGGTGCAGGGCACAGCCGAGGCCATCGACACCGCCTACCTCGGACTGGCGCGATGGATTGACGAGCAGGGGCGCCGCCTCCACGACGAGGCCCTCGCGCTGGAACGGTACGACCAGCGCCGGCAGAAGGTGACGCCGCCCTACGGGCGCTTCGACTACGACATCCTCAAGCCGCTGTCGGACGAGTAG